The nucleotide window GTGACTTTTTGGATAGCTCCGAGACGGATACGCATAAACAAGTCATGCTCAATGTGAATGCAGTTGTGAACATGACCCAAAAGTTTCTCCCGGATATGGATAGCAAGGGTTCGGGGGCGATTATCAATATCGCGTCAACGTCTTCCTTTTTGCCTATTCCATACATGAGTGTATATGCAGCGACGAAGGCTTTTGTGTTATCTTTTAGCGAAAGTTTGCATAAGGAATACAGAGGCAAAGGCATACGGATCTTGGCGGTTTGCCCTGGAACCACTAAAACCGATTTTTTTGAGTCAGCCCCCGATACGATTACAATGGGCGGTATGCGAACGACCGGGCAAGTGGTGCGCACAAGCTATAAAGCATTGAACAGAGGAAAAAATTATATCGTGGACGGGAAACTCAACTATCTTATTTCATTATCACCGAGAATCTTTTCCCGAACAGCAATATTAAGAATTATGTCAACATTGATGAGAAGAAATATGTCCCGAACAGGATCCAAATAAGCCTCTGCGTAACAGG belongs to Salicibibacter cibi and includes:
- a CDS encoding SDR family NAD(P)-dependent oxidoreductase, whose amino-acid sequence is MQKKTVLITGASNGIGREYSYFFAEKGYNVILVSRSKNKLDQLATDLQKRYNVDVTVIVQDLSEEWSAKYVYEKVTEKNLGVDMLVNNAGFGTTGDFLDSSETDTHKQVMLNVNAVVNMTQKFLPDMDSKGSGAIINIASTSSFLPIPYMSVYAATKAFVLSFSESLHKEYRGKGIRILAVCPGTTKTDFFESAPDTITMGGMRTTGQVVRTSYKALNRGKNYIVDGKLNYLISLSPRIFSRTAILRIMSTLMRRNMSRTGSK